A stretch of Leptolyngbya subtilissima AS-A7 DNA encodes these proteins:
- a CDS encoding serine/threonine protein kinase, giving the protein MEPTQATSAIIDGRYRILHRLGQGSSGTTYAAERLATGQTIALKELSLRGLQDWKKIELFEREAHILKTLNHPAIPQYIDFFQVDTPDNRWFYLAQDLAEGTSLADWIEAGGWVDEAEARRIAIAVLDVLIYLHGLNPPVIHRDLKPQNIIRRDDGHIYLVDFGAVQTVYRDSLRQGSTVVGTYGYMAPEQFRGQAVPATDLYSLGATLLFLLTHQSPADLPQERLRINFRPYVAVSAAFANWLDQLLDPLVEDRFASAQVALAALTQPAPPASPALRRLAPRPPVGTRVQVQTSPTELSIYIPPPGLRGETAGIGLFGLFWNGFVLVWTIGAVTGGGSLLFGLIAIPFWVAGFSMISGVVNALLAHVHLRIDRQQFSLTRRMLGRTRRIEGYTADLAKVELQTAYTQNDRPVHTIALLEGINQHKFGTPLQTVEKVWLVDEIEAFIRSSKGDR; this is encoded by the coding sequence ATGGAACCTACCCAGGCTACTAGCGCCATCATCGACGGTCGCTATCGAATTTTGCACCGCCTGGGTCAGGGCAGCAGCGGCACAACCTACGCCGCCGAACGGTTGGCCACAGGTCAGACCATCGCCCTCAAAGAACTTTCCCTGCGCGGCCTGCAAGATTGGAAGAAGATTGAGCTGTTCGAGCGCGAGGCCCACATTCTCAAAACCCTCAATCACCCCGCGATCCCTCAATACATCGACTTTTTTCAGGTTGATACTCCTGACAACCGCTGGTTTTATCTGGCCCAAGACCTGGCCGAGGGCACCTCTCTGGCCGACTGGATTGAGGCGGGCGGCTGGGTCGATGAAGCCGAGGCCCGCCGCATCGCTATCGCCGTTTTAGACGTGCTGATCTATCTGCATGGTCTCAACCCACCCGTTATTCACCGCGACCTAAAGCCGCAGAACATCATTCGTCGCGACGACGGCCACATTTACCTAGTCGACTTTGGCGCAGTGCAGACGGTTTATCGCGATAGCCTCCGTCAGGGCAGTACGGTGGTCGGCACCTACGGCTATATGGCCCCCGAGCAGTTTCGCGGTCAGGCCGTGCCCGCCACCGATCTCTATAGCTTAGGGGCAACGCTGCTGTTCTTGCTTACCCACCAGTCGCCCGCCGATCTGCCCCAGGAGCGGCTGCGCATCAACTTTCGCCCCTACGTGGCGGTGTCTGCCGCGTTTGCCAACTGGCTCGACCAGCTGCTTGACCCCTTAGTCGAAGACCGCTTTGCTTCGGCACAAGTGGCCCTCGCGGCCCTGACTCAGCCCGCCCCACCCGCCTCACCCGCTCTGCGCCGGTTGGCCCCGCGCCCCCCAGTGGGCACCCGCGTGCAGGTACAAACGTCGCCAACTGAGCTGTCTATCTATATTCCACCGCCGGGTCTGCGGGGTGAAACCGCAGGCATTGGCCTATTTGGTCTGTTTTGGAACGGTTTTGTGCTGGTCTGGACAATTGGGGCCGTTACCGGCGGCGGGTCGCTGCTGTTTGGCCTAATTGCTATTCCCTTTTGGGTGGCCGGCTTTAGCATGATTAGCGGCGTGGTCAATGCCCTGTTAGCCCACGTGCATCTGCGCATCGATCGCCAGCAATTTTCTCTCACCCGCCGCATGCTGGGTCGCACCCGCCGAATTGAAGGCTATACCGCCGACCTAGCGAAGGTAGAATTGCAAACCGCCTACACCCAAAACGATCGCCCCGTGCATACGATCGCCCTGCTGGAAGGCATCAACCAGCACAAGTTTGGCACTCCCCTGCAAACAGTCGAAAAAGTCTGGCTGGTGGACGAAATCGAGGCATTTATCAGGTCGTCTAAGGGCGATCGTTAA
- the cobU gene encoding bifunctional adenosylcobinamide kinase/adenosylcobinamide-phosphate guanylyltransferase: MTSQENDRISLITGPARSGKSEWAESLAANSGQSVIYIATSNVDPADLDWQKRVELHRDRRPAHWQLQEVPVALPEAILAATAQDCLLIESLGTWLANLLEQDDATWQATINSLVESLRQTPSTVVLVSEETGWGVVPAYPIGRLFRDRLGTLTRRVGTVADAVYLVIAGYAVDVKALGRGVGE; this comes from the coding sequence TTGACTTCGCAAGAAAATGATCGCATTTCCCTAATTACCGGCCCGGCGCGATCGGGCAAAAGCGAATGGGCCGAATCCCTGGCCGCAAACTCTGGCCAATCGGTGATTTACATCGCCACCTCTAACGTTGACCCAGCGGATTTGGACTGGCAAAAGCGGGTAGAATTGCACCGCGATCGCCGTCCCGCCCACTGGCAGCTGCAAGAAGTGCCCGTCGCTTTACCCGAAGCTATCCTGGCCGCCACCGCCCAGGACTGCCTGCTGATCGAATCCCTCGGCACCTGGCTGGCCAATCTGCTAGAGCAAGACGACGCCACCTGGCAGGCCACTATAAATTCACTGGTCGAAAGCCTGCGGCAAACTCCCAGCACCGTGGTTCTAGTTTCCGAAGAAACCGGCTGGGGCGTGGTGCCCGCCTACCCAATCGGGCGGCTGTTTCGCGATCGCCTCGGCACCCTCACCCGCCGGGTCGGCACCGTCGCTGACGCAGTGTACCTAGTTATCGCTGGCTATGCGGTCGATGTGAAGGCGCTGGGTAGGGGGGTGGGAGAGTAG
- a CDS encoding metallophosphoesterase family protein, with product MPPKLVTEPSIETKIERMQQRVRWQHRQIAERGIDQTSLVIDEPSAEDETFSFLVVGDSGTGRHRSGSPQRQVAEQLLKHLDSARFTLHTGDVVYLVGSRDQYRSNFIKPYQEWLMGGDDYRKIAYDRMVFKRPILPVLGNHDYYDLRSVVGLLSGISGPLRYALRSYLDLDVSWRGSNRGDAYARAFLDYLKAVPETGLGAHLDTHYSSKLDDARALTYRPGEFTRLPNRYYTFRYGGIDFFALDSNTFNQPLPMANGEAGRKELQQQCQLLEAKKDELLRQAGIGALTPTDEDEQEERTERIEAIDEQINDITKQLNSSRLQTVDTEQLYWLRDRLIASWQNPAVRGRVLFFHHPPYVTEATKWDQGQTLAVRHHIRQVLDAVAAEVADISKDRPLVDLVLNGHAHCLDYVRTGDTGHGDANIPWVICGGSGYSLRRQRKEGPELTEDDNNGTRAVAKSHLYLGRGGSRSRLKRPYSGLRVNVAAGTPPKLTVTPLVAEKYDGDWKGYEMEGIEV from the coding sequence ATGCCTCCAAAACTGGTCACTGAGCCTTCCATCGAAACCAAAATTGAGCGGATGCAGCAGCGAGTGCGGTGGCAGCACCGCCAGATTGCCGAGCGAGGCATTGACCAAACCAGCCTGGTGATTGACGAGCCGAGCGCCGAGGACGAAACATTCTCGTTTTTAGTGGTGGGCGACAGCGGCACCGGGCGGCACCGCAGCGGCAGCCCCCAGCGGCAGGTGGCCGAGCAACTGTTGAAACACCTTGACTCGGCCCGGTTCACACTGCACACCGGCGATGTGGTGTATCTGGTGGGGTCGCGCGATCAGTATCGCTCAAACTTCATCAAGCCCTACCAGGAGTGGCTGATGGGGGGCGATGACTACCGCAAGATTGCCTACGATCGCATGGTGTTTAAGCGGCCAATTCTTCCTGTCCTGGGCAACCACGACTATTACGATCTGCGTAGTGTGGTAGGGCTGCTGTCGGGCATTAGCGGGCCGCTGCGCTATGCCCTGCGCTCTTACCTCGATCTAGATGTGAGCTGGCGCGGCTCTAACCGGGGAGACGCCTATGCCAGAGCCTTCTTAGACTATCTAAAGGCGGTGCCTGAGACTGGGCTGGGGGCGCATTTAGATACCCACTACAGCAGCAAGCTCGACGACGCGCGGGCGCTGACCTACCGCCCTGGCGAATTTACCCGGTTGCCCAACCGCTACTACACCTTTCGCTACGGCGGCATCGACTTTTTTGCCCTCGATTCCAACACCTTCAACCAGCCGTTGCCTATGGCCAATGGCGAAGCCGGTCGTAAGGAGTTGCAGCAGCAATGTCAGCTACTCGAAGCCAAGAAAGATGAACTCCTGCGGCAGGCGGGCATTGGGGCGCTGACTCCCACCGATGAAGACGAGCAAGAAGAACGCACGGAGCGCATTGAAGCGATCGATGAGCAGATCAACGACATCACCAAGCAGCTCAACAGCTCTCGCCTGCAAACGGTGGATACGGAACAGCTTTACTGGCTGCGCGATCGCCTAATTGCCTCCTGGCAAAACCCAGCGGTGCGCGGGCGCGTGCTGTTCTTTCACCACCCGCCCTACGTCACCGAGGCCACCAAGTGGGACCAGGGGCAAACCCTAGCGGTGCGCCATCACATTCGCCAAGTGCTCGATGCCGTCGCCGCCGAAGTGGCCGACATTTCCAAAGACCGCCCCCTGGTCGATCTGGTGCTCAATGGCCATGCTCACTGCCTCGACTACGTGCGCACGGGCGACACCGGTCACGGCGATGCCAACATTCCCTGGGTGATCTGCGGCGGCAGCGGCTACAGCCTACGTCGCCAGCGAAAAGAAGGCCCTGAGCTAACGGAAGACGATAACAACGGCACCCGCGCCGTGGCCAAATCTCACCTCTACCTGGGCCGCGGTGGTAGCCGCAGTCGCCTTAAGCGCCCCTACTCAGGACTGCGGGTCAATGTAGCTGCGGGAACCCCACCCAAGTTGACGGTCACCCCTTTGGTGGCCGAGAAGTACGACGGCGATTGGAAGGGGTATGAGATGGAGGGGATTGAGGTGTAG
- a CDS encoding class I SAM-dependent methyltransferase, translating into MADSILGSYRRDVLADVSGDVLEIGFGTGLNLPYYPDQVRQIVTVDPNPGVHRLAQQRINASPITVDHRMLSGEALPMADHSFDSVVSTFTLCSIPKIEQALAEIYRVLKPGGRFFFVEHGLSDEPSIQAWQHRLTPLQKRIAGGCHFDRDMGQLIEQQFDQVELEAAYAKQVPKVAGYFYRGVAIKQ; encoded by the coding sequence ATGGCCGATTCTATCCTGGGTTCTTATCGGCGGGATGTATTGGCCGATGTGAGTGGCGACGTGCTCGAAATTGGCTTTGGCACGGGGTTAAATTTGCCATACTACCCCGACCAGGTGCGCCAGATCGTCACCGTGGATCCTAACCCTGGGGTGCATCGTTTGGCCCAACAGCGCATCAATGCCTCACCTATCACGGTAGACCATCGCATGCTCAGCGGCGAAGCACTACCGATGGCTGACCACAGCTTTGACAGCGTCGTCAGCACTTTCACCCTGTGCAGCATTCCCAAAATTGAGCAGGCGCTGGCCGAAATCTATCGGGTGCTGAAGCCCGGTGGTCGCTTCTTTTTTGTCGAGCACGGCCTCAGTGATGAACCCTCGATTCAAGCCTGGCAGCATCGCCTGACGCCGCTGCAAAAGCGCATTGCCGGCGGATGTCACTTTGACCGCGACATGGGTCAGCTGATCGAGCAGCAGTTTGACCAGGTTGAACTAGAAGCCGCCTACGCCAAGCAGGTGCCCAAGGTAGCTGGATATTTCTATCGAGGTGTGGCGATTAAGCAGTAG